From Roseateles sp. SL47:
ATCTGCAGTGGACGGATGGCCGCCTGGCCCAGATGCTGATTGCCACCGACATCACTGCCCGTCGCCATGCAGAGGCGCAGCAGCAGCAGCAGGCCGAGAAGGCGCAGGTGACGAGCCGGTTGATCACGATGGGCGAGATGGCGTCGAGCGTGGCCCATGAGCTGAACCAACCGCTGACCGCCATCAGCAATTACTGCAATGGGATGCTGTCGCGCGTGCGCAGCGACAACATCCGCAAGGAAGACCTGATGGCGGCGCTGGAGAAGACCGCCAAGCAGGCGCAGCGGGCCGGCCAGATCATCCATCGCATCCGCGCCTTCGTGAAGAAGAGCGAACCGCAGCGGCAGCCCGCGTTTGCCGCTTCCATCGTGGAAGACTCGGTGGAACTGGCCGGGATTGAACTGCGCCGCCGCAATGTGCAGATCCACACCTATGTGGCGCAGCGGCTGCCGGTGATGCGGGTGGACCCGATCCTGATCGAGCAGGTGCTGCTGAATCTGCTGAAGAACGCTGCGGAGGCCATTGACAACGCCGCGCTGCCCCCATCGCGCCGCCATATCGAGCTGCGGGTGGTGCCCAAACACACCGCCGAATTAGGGGCCAACATCGAATTTTCGGTGACCGACATGGGCCCTGGCCTGCCCGAAGAGGTGATCGAGCGGATGTACGAGGCCTTTTTCTCGACAAAAGCTGACGGACTGGGCATCGGCCTAGGGTTATGCCGGTCCATCATCGAGTCGCATCAGGGCAGGATACGGGCCGAGAACTTATACAATGGGGCAGCCATCGTCGGGTGCCGTTTCGCATTCACGATCCCCGTGGATATTCCGCGACCCGAGCCCACCTTGCATGAAAAAATCCATGACAAGGACGAAGGGACTGCTCACAACACCGCCGCTACACCATGAGCTTGATTCCGAAGAAGGGTACTGTCTACGTTGTGGACGATGATGAGGCCGTGCGAGATTCCCTCCAGTGGCTGCTGGAAGGCAAGGATTACCGGGTGAAGTGTTATGACTCCGCAGAGTCATTCCTGAGCCGTTATGACCCTCGCGAAGTGGCCTGCCTCATTGCCGACATCCGTATGGACGGCATGAGTGGCCTGGACCTGCAGGACAAACTGCTGGAACGCAAGAGCCCGCTGCCCATCGTCTTCATCACCGGTCACGGCGATGTGCCGATGGCGGTGCAGACGATGAAGAAGGGCGCTGTTGATTTCATCGAGAAGCCCTTCAAGGAAGAAGAGCTGCTCAACCTGGTGGAGCGCATGCTGGACCAGGCGCGTGGCGCCTTCGCCACCCAGCAGGAAGCCGCCAGCCGCGATGCCCTGCTGTCGCGCCTGACCACCCGTGAGGCGCAGGTGCTGGAACGCATCGTGGCCGGCCGCCTGAACAAGCAGATTGCGGACGATCTCGGCATCAGCATCAAGACGGTGGAGGCGCACCGCGCCAACATCATGGAGAAGCTCAATGCCAACACGGTGGCAGACCTGCTGAAGATCGCGCTGGGCGCGACGGCCAAGGCCGGCTGAGCCCGCCCCCTGTTTCCCGAGGCCGCTGCATCAGCGGCCTCTTTTGCTTTCTGGAGTCCCTGGAGTTTTCGCATGACCGCACAACTGATCGACGGCAACGCCCTGTCCAAGAAGCTGCGTGGCGAGGTGGCCACCCGCGCCGCCGCGCTCACCGCCCGAGGCTTGAAGCCCGGGCTGGCCGTGGTGCTGGTGGGAGACAACCCGGCCAGCCAGGTGTACGTGCGCAACAAGGTGAAGGCCTGTGAAGACGCCGGGATGCATTCGGTGCTGGAGAAGTACGAGGCCACGCTGTCGGAGGCCGAGCTGCTGGCACGGGTGGATGCCCTGAATCAAGACCCCTCGATTCACGGCATCCTGGTGCAATTGCCGCTGCCCGCGCACATTGACGCCCACAAGGTGATTGAAGCGATTGCGCCGGAGAAGGACGTGGATGGCTTCCATGTGGCCAGCGCGGGCGCACTGATGGTGGGGCAGGACGGCTTCAAGCCCTGCACGCCGTACGGCTGCATGAAAATGCTGGAGTACATCGGCTACGACATCAAGGGCAAGCATGCCGTGGTGATTGGCCGCAGCAACATCGTCGGCAAGCCGATGGCCCTGCTGCTGCTGCAGGCGAACGCCACGGTGACGGTCTGCCACAGCGCGACGCCAGATCTGGCGCATTTCACCCGCCAAGCGGACATCGTGGTGGCCGCGGTGGGCAAGCGCAATGTGCTGACGGCGGACATGGTGAAGCCGGGCGCGGTGGTGCTGGATGTGGGCATGAACCGCACCGATGACGGCAAGCTGTGCGGCGATGTGGACTTTGCCGGCGTGAGTGAAGTGGCCGGCTGGATCACGCCGGTGCCCGGCGGTGTGGGCCCGATGACCATCACGATGCTGCTGGTCAATACGATTGAATCCGCCGAACGGGCGGCCGCTCTCCAGGGCTGAGGCCACGTTGAAACCAGCCCCCCAAGGGTCGACCCCGATTCAGGGGGTGGTGGCACGTGGCTTGAAGCGGCTCTTGGCGCCCTCAGGTGAGACAGTTGCAGGTCGATAGCGTCCTTCAACGGATGCGATAGAAACCACAGGGTCGAAGCCCGTCGAAAGGCTGAGACACTTGAACCTTCGCCTGCCATCAGTTTCCAGAGGATTGCATGGACGTCAATGCTGCTTCCCCCGCCGTTGTTTCCGTTACGGCGCCCAACCCCCTGCTCTCCACCGCGCCGCTGCCTGATTTCGCGGCCATTCAGCCGGGCCACATTCAACCGGCCATCAGCGAGTTGCTGGAAGAGGCCCGGCAAGCGCTGGCCCAGGTAACAGCGCCGGATGCGCCGGCCGACTACGAAACCCTGTCCCGCGTGCTGAACGTCGCCACTGAGCGGCTGGGTACCGCCTGGGGGGCTGTGGGTCATTTGAATGCGGTAGCCAACACACCCGCGCTGCGGGAGGCGTACAACGCGGTACTGCCCGCCGTGACCGAGTTCTATACCGGGCTGGGCGCGAATGAAGCGCTGTATGCCAAATACAAAGCCATCGCGGGCGGCCAGGGGCTGAGCGCGGAGCGCCGGCAACTGCTCAAGCATGCCATTCGGGACTTTGTGCTGTCGGGTGCGGAGTTGTCCGGGGAGGCCAAGGAGCGGTTCGCCAAAATCCAGGAGCGCAGCGCGGAGATTGCGCAAGCATTCTCCGAGCATGTGATGGATGCCACCGACAGCTGGAGCCTGTTTGCGACCGCGCAGGAGATGCAGGGCGTGCCGCCAGACGTGCAGGCGAATGCACGGGCAGCGGCGGAGAAGGATGGGCGTGAGGGCTTCAAGCTGACACTGCACTTCCCGGTATACATGCCGGTGATGCAATATGCCGAAGACCGGTCGCTGCGGGAGCGGC
This genomic window contains:
- the folD gene encoding bifunctional methylenetetrahydrofolate dehydrogenase/methenyltetrahydrofolate cyclohydrolase FolD; this encodes MTAQLIDGNALSKKLRGEVATRAAALTARGLKPGLAVVLVGDNPASQVYVRNKVKACEDAGMHSVLEKYEATLSEAELLARVDALNQDPSIHGILVQLPLPAHIDAHKVIEAIAPEKDVDGFHVASAGALMVGQDGFKPCTPYGCMKMLEYIGYDIKGKHAVVIGRSNIVGKPMALLLLQANATVTVCHSATPDLAHFTRQADIVVAAVGKRNVLTADMVKPGAVVLDVGMNRTDDGKLCGDVDFAGVSEVAGWITPVPGGVGPMTITMLLVNTIESAERAAALQG
- a CDS encoding response regulator transcription factor; the encoded protein is MSLIPKKGTVYVVDDDEAVRDSLQWLLEGKDYRVKCYDSAESFLSRYDPREVACLIADIRMDGMSGLDLQDKLLERKSPLPIVFITGHGDVPMAVQTMKKGAVDFIEKPFKEEELLNLVERMLDQARGAFATQQEAASRDALLSRLTTREAQVLERIVAGRLNKQIADDLGISIKTVEAHRANIMEKLNANTVADLLKIALGATAKAG